One segment of Passer domesticus isolate bPasDom1 chromosome 28, bPasDom1.hap1, whole genome shotgun sequence DNA contains the following:
- the GCK gene encoding hexokinase-4 isoform X2 yields MGEIVRLVLLKLVDENLLFNGEASEKLKTRGTFETRFMSQIESDSDDRKQIYNILSAFELLPSRADCEIVRRVCESVSTRAAQMCSAGLAGVINRMRESRSQDTLKITVGVDGSVYKLHPSFKDHFHATVRQLTPGCDITFIQSEEGSGRGAALISAVACKMACMMGQ; encoded by the exons ATGGGGGAGATCGTGCGGCTGGTGCTGCTGAAGCTGGTGGATGAGAACCTGCTCTTCAATGGGGAGGCCTCTGAGAAGCTCAAGACCCGCGGGACCTTTGAGACCCGCTTCATGTCCCAGATTGAGAG CGACTCCGACGACCGCAAGCAGATCTACAACATCCTGTCTGCCTTCGAGCTGCTGCCGTCGCGGGCGGACTGCGAGATCGTGCGGCGGGTGTGCGAGAGCGTGTCCACGCGCGCGGCCCAGATGTGCTCGGCCGGGCTGGCCGGCGTCATCAACCGCATGCGGGAGAGCCGCAGCCAGGACACGCTCAAGATCACGGTCGGCGTCGACGGCTCCGTCTACAAGCTCCATCCCAG CTTCAAGGATCACTTCCACGCCACGGTGCGGCAGCTGACGCCCGGCTGCGACATCACCTTCATCCAGTCCGAGGAAggcagcgggcgcggggccgcccTCATCTCCGCCGTGGCCTGCAAGATGGCCTGCATGATGGGGCAGTGA
- the GCK gene encoding hexokinase-4 isoform X1: MLDHRARMESSRREKVEQILSEFRLKEEDLKKVMYRMQKEMDRGLKLETHEEASVKMLPTYVRSTPEGSEVGDFLSLDLGGTNFRVMLVKVGEGEEGQWKVKTKHQMYSIPEDAMTGTAEMLFDYISECISDFLDKHQMKHKKLPLGFTFSFPVRHEDIDKGILLNWTKGFKASGAEGNNVVGLLRDAIKRRGDFEMDVVAMVNDTVATMISCYYEDHRCEVGMIVGTGCNACYMEEMHNVELVEGDEGRMCVNTEWGAFGASGELDEFLLEYDRVVDETSLNPGQQLYEKIIGGKYMGEIVRLVLLKLVDENLLFNGEASEKLKTRGTFETRFMSQIESDSDDRKQIYNILSAFELLPSRADCEIVRRVCESVSTRAAQMCSAGLAGVINRMRESRSQDTLKITVGVDGSVYKLHPSFKDHFHATVRQLTPGCDITFIQSEEGSGRGAALISAVACKMACMMGQ, from the exons ATGCTGGATCACCGAGCcaggatggagagcagcaggagggagaag GTGGAGCAGATCCTGTCGGAGTTCCGTCTGAAGGAGGAGGACCTGAAGAAGGTGATGTACCGGATGCAGAAGGAGATGGACCGGGGGCTCAAGCTGGAGACACACGAGGAGGCCTCTGTGAAGATGCTGCCCACCTATGTGCGCTCCACCCCCGAGGGCTCAG AGGTGGGAGATTTCCTGTCGCTGGACCTGGGCGGCACCAATTTCCGTGTGATGCTGGTGAAGGTGGGCGAGGGCGAGGAGGGGCAGTGGAAGGTGAAGACGAAGCACCAGATGTACTCCATCCCGGAGGATGCCATGACTGGCACGGCTGAGATG CTCTTTGACTACATCTCCGAGTGCATCTCTGATTTCCTGGACAAGCACCAGATGAAGCACAAaaagctgcccctgggcttcaCCTTCTCCTTCCCCGTGCGGCACGAGGACATCGACAAG GGCATCCTCCTGAACTGGACCAAGGGCTTCAAAGCCTCCGGCGCGGAAGGGAACAACGTGgtggggctgctgagggacGCCATCAAACGGCGAGGG gaCTTCGAGATGGACGTGGTGGCGATGGTGAACGACACGGTGGCCACGATGATCTCCTGCTACTACGAAGATCACCGGTGCGAGGTTGGGATGATTGTGG GGACGGGCTGTAACGCCTGCTACATGGAGGAGATGCACAACGTGGAGCTGGTGGAGGGCGACGAGGGGCGGATGTGCGTGAACACGGAGTGGGGGGCCTTCGGTGCCTCGGGGGAGCTGGACGAGTTCCTCCTGGAGTACGACCGCGTGGTGGACGAGACCTCACTTAACCCCGGTCAGCAACT GTACGAGAAGATCATTGGGGGGAAGTACATGGGGGAGATCGTGCGGCTGGTGCTGCTGAAGCTGGTGGATGAGAACCTGCTCTTCAATGGGGAGGCCTCTGAGAAGCTCAAGACCCGCGGGACCTTTGAGACCCGCTTCATGTCCCAGATTGAGAG CGACTCCGACGACCGCAAGCAGATCTACAACATCCTGTCTGCCTTCGAGCTGCTGCCGTCGCGGGCGGACTGCGAGATCGTGCGGCGGGTGTGCGAGAGCGTGTCCACGCGCGCGGCCCAGATGTGCTCGGCCGGGCTGGCCGGCGTCATCAACCGCATGCGGGAGAGCCGCAGCCAGGACACGCTCAAGATCACGGTCGGCGTCGACGGCTCCGTCTACAAGCTCCATCCCAG CTTCAAGGATCACTTCCACGCCACGGTGCGGCAGCTGACGCCCGGCTGCGACATCACCTTCATCCAGTCCGAGGAAggcagcgggcgcggggccgcccTCATCTCCGCCGTGGCCTGCAAGATGGCCTGCATGATGGGGCAGTGA
- the LOC135287005 gene encoding uncharacterized protein LOC135287005 isoform X1 gives MAAFFLLLLLLLLGAAQATAPAPCQGDASSWCWDTATVTRCGWEQQCQHLRDSLALGNVGDGDSVADGDSMADTADGDSVADTADGDSVADTADGDSMAQRKVIKCFLCTKVLKKIQKLAGDNPDESAVAAALQKGCQALGRVVGRVCQKLVKSYQEQITKGLQNGDMPRDICAAMGICQS, from the exons ATGGCTGccttcttcctgctgctgctgctgctgctgctgggag cagcccaggccaCGGCCCCCGCGCCCTGCCAGGGCGACGCCAGCTCGTGGTGCTGGGACACGGCCACGGTCACGCGctgtggctgggagcagcagtgccagcacctgcGTGACAGCCTGGCCCTG GGGAACGTGGGTGACGGGGACAGCGTGGCTGATGGGGACAGCATGGCTGACACAGCTGATGGGGACAGCGTGGCTGACACAGCTGATGGGGACAGCGTGGCTGACACAGCTGACGGGGACAGCATGGCACAGCGCAAGGTCATCAAGTGCTTCCTGTGCACCAAGGTCTTGAAGAAGATACAGAAGCTGGCAGGTGACAACCCTGACGAG tcggcggtggcagcagcgctGCAGAAGGGCTGCCAGGCGCTGGGCAGGGTCGTGGGCAGGGTGTGCCAGAAGCTGGTGAAGAGCTACCAGGAGCAGATCACCAAGGGGCTGCAGAACGGGGACATGCCCCGGGACATCTGCGCTGCCATGGGCATCTGCCAGTCCTGA
- the LOC135287005 gene encoding prosaposin-like isoform X3, with product MAAFFLLLLLLLLGAAQATAPAPCQGDASSWCWDTATVTRCGWEQQCQHLRDSLALGNVGDGDSVADGDSVADTADGDSMAQRKVIKCFLCTKVLKKIQKLAGDNPDESAVAAALQKGCQALGRVVGRVCQKLVKSYQEQITKGLQNGDMPRDICAAMGICQS from the exons ATGGCTGccttcttcctgctgctgctgctgctgctgctgggag cagcccaggccaCGGCCCCCGCGCCCTGCCAGGGCGACGCCAGCTCGTGGTGCTGGGACACGGCCACGGTCACGCGctgtggctgggagcagcagtgccagcacctgcGTGACAGCCTGGCCCTG GGGAACGTGGGTGACGGGGACAGCGTG GCTGATGGGGACAGCGTGGCTGACACAGCTGACGGGGACAGCATGGCACAGCGCAAGGTCATCAAGTGCTTCCTGTGCACCAAGGTCTTGAAGAAGATACAGAAGCTGGCAGGTGACAACCCTGACGAG tcggcggtggcagcagcgctGCAGAAGGGCTGCCAGGCGCTGGGCAGGGTCGTGGGCAGGGTGTGCCAGAAGCTGGTGAAGAGCTACCAGGAGCAGATCACCAAGGGGCTGCAGAACGGGGACATGCCCCGGGACATCTGCGCTGCCATGGGCATCTGCCAGTCCTGA
- the LOC135287005 gene encoding uncharacterized protein LOC135287005 isoform X2 — protein MAAFFLLLLLLLLGAQATAPAPCQGDASSWCWDTATVTRCGWEQQCQHLRDSLALGNVGDGDSVADGDSMADTADGDSVADTADGDSVADTADGDSMAQRKVIKCFLCTKVLKKIQKLAGDNPDESAVAAALQKGCQALGRVVGRVCQKLVKSYQEQITKGLQNGDMPRDICAAMGICQS, from the exons ATGGCTGccttcttcctgctgctgctgctgctgctgctgggag cccaggccaCGGCCCCCGCGCCCTGCCAGGGCGACGCCAGCTCGTGGTGCTGGGACACGGCCACGGTCACGCGctgtggctgggagcagcagtgccagcacctgcGTGACAGCCTGGCCCTG GGGAACGTGGGTGACGGGGACAGCGTGGCTGATGGGGACAGCATGGCTGACACAGCTGATGGGGACAGCGTGGCTGACACAGCTGATGGGGACAGCGTGGCTGACACAGCTGACGGGGACAGCATGGCACAGCGCAAGGTCATCAAGTGCTTCCTGTGCACCAAGGTCTTGAAGAAGATACAGAAGCTGGCAGGTGACAACCCTGACGAG tcggcggtggcagcagcgctGCAGAAGGGCTGCCAGGCGCTGGGCAGGGTCGTGGGCAGGGTGTGCCAGAAGCTGGTGAAGAGCTACCAGGAGCAGATCACCAAGGGGCTGCAGAACGGGGACATGCCCCGGGACATCTGCGCTGCCATGGGCATCTGCCAGTCCTGA